Proteins encoded by one window of Chondromyces crocatus:
- a CDS encoding DUF6986 family protein, translating into MPTLSADLITAMRARLESAGLGAGTVASSALGPAREPVHTVYGGAHLFRAETARKLGDLALRALEVFAPDASAFAAALDLPGGSSGAAGAARDTGDGAAAGSSGGAASGLHAAVYERVVAKLRREPVEDLRIDFEDGYGVRPDEEEDGHAVQAAREVARGLALGSLPGMLGIRVKALTPELCGRSLRTLDLFLSSLVAASGGSLPEGFVVTLPKVEAPEQVAALVEALEALEGALGLARGAVWVEIMVETPSAVVAPDGSMAVRRLCSAGRGRCVAVHFGPYDYTASLGIPASQQRLSHPACDVARGLLQVAVAGTGIRLSDGPTNVLPVEVHRGAQGALGEAEREENRRAVVGAWRLHAGHVRRALERGIGQGWDLHPAQLPARYGAVYAFYLEGLAVASQRLRNFLDRAAQATRVGAVFDDAATGQGLLGFFLRGVAAGALTEEEAVRGSTLSLEELRSRSFARIVAQRSGQPGA; encoded by the coding sequence ATGCCCACGCTGTCTGCCGATCTGATCACCGCGATGCGCGCCCGGCTGGAATCCGCTGGGCTTGGCGCGGGCACCGTCGCCTCGAGCGCGCTCGGTCCGGCCCGGGAGCCGGTTCATACCGTGTACGGGGGTGCGCACCTCTTCCGGGCAGAGACCGCACGGAAGCTGGGGGACCTGGCGCTGCGCGCGCTGGAGGTGTTCGCGCCCGACGCGAGCGCGTTCGCCGCGGCGCTGGATCTGCCAGGGGGGTCGTCGGGGGCTGCGGGAGCTGCGAGGGATACTGGTGATGGAGCTGCGGCTGGTTCTTCGGGAGGGGCGGCGTCAGGGCTTCACGCGGCGGTGTACGAGCGGGTCGTGGCGAAGCTGCGACGGGAGCCGGTGGAGGATCTGCGGATCGACTTCGAGGATGGCTACGGGGTGCGGCCGGACGAGGAGGAGGATGGGCACGCGGTGCAGGCAGCGCGCGAGGTGGCGCGGGGTCTCGCGCTGGGGAGTCTGCCGGGAATGCTGGGAATCCGGGTGAAGGCGCTGACGCCGGAGCTGTGCGGGCGGAGCTTGCGGACGCTGGATCTCTTTCTGTCGTCGCTGGTGGCCGCTTCAGGGGGATCGCTGCCCGAGGGGTTCGTGGTGACGTTGCCGAAGGTGGAGGCGCCAGAGCAGGTGGCCGCGCTGGTGGAGGCGCTGGAGGCGCTGGAGGGGGCGCTGGGGCTCGCTCGCGGTGCGGTGTGGGTGGAGATCATGGTGGAGACGCCGTCGGCGGTGGTGGCTCCGGATGGGTCGATGGCAGTTCGGCGGCTGTGCTCCGCAGGGCGAGGGCGGTGCGTGGCAGTGCACTTCGGGCCGTACGACTACACGGCGAGCTTGGGAATCCCGGCATCGCAGCAGCGGCTGTCGCACCCGGCCTGCGATGTGGCGCGGGGGCTGCTGCAGGTGGCGGTGGCAGGGACGGGGATCCGGCTGTCGGATGGGCCGACGAACGTGCTGCCGGTGGAGGTGCACCGGGGGGCGCAGGGGGCGCTCGGCGAGGCGGAGCGGGAGGAGAACCGGCGCGCGGTGGTCGGGGCGTGGCGGCTCCACGCGGGGCACGTGCGGCGGGCGCTGGAGCGAGGGATCGGGCAAGGGTGGGATCTGCACCCGGCGCAGCTGCCTGCGCGCTACGGGGCGGTGTACGCGTTCTACCTGGAGGGGCTCGCGGTGGCGTCGCAGCGGCTGCGTAACTTCCTGGATCGGGCGGCGCAGGCGACGCGGGTGGGGGCGGTGTTCGACGATGCGGCGACCGGGCAAGGGTTGCTCGGGTTCTTCCTGCGTGGGGTGGCGGCGGGGGCACTGACGGAGGAAGAGGCGGTGCGCGGTTCGACGCTGAGCCTGGAGGAGCTGAGGAGCCGCTCGTTCGCGCGGATCGTGGCGCAGCGATCGGGTCAGCCAGGGGCGTAG